The following are from one region of the Musa acuminata AAA Group cultivar baxijiao unplaced genomic scaffold, Cavendish_Baxijiao_AAA HiC_scaffold_1083, whole genome shotgun sequence genome:
- the LOC135666319 gene encoding PLASMODESMATA CALLOSE-BINDING PROTEIN 3-like, protein MAAVFLFLVITITIFGGSDAAWCVCRSDASNTALQKALDYACGGGADCTPIQQNGACYNPNTVLAHCSFAANSYYQRKGQAQGACDFASTTMLTSTDPGGNGCTYPATPSATGTSSTPTSTSTTTPNSTTPTTFTPNTGTTGSTASVLGGLGPSGTTSSIDGSHGGMLPKAGVASLPSLLLLSSLILLRV, encoded by the exons ATGGCTGCTGTTTTCCTGTTCCTCGTAATCACAATCACAATCTTTGGTGGTTCAG ATGCTGCTTGGTGTGTCTGCCGGTCTGATGCTAGTAACACTGCTCTGCAAAAGGCACTAGACTATGCTTGTGGAGGTGGGGCAGACTGCACACCCATCCAACAAAATGGGGCATGCTACAACCCCAACACAGTGCTTGCTCATTGCTCTTTTGCTGCTAATAGCTACTACCAGAGGAAGGGTCAGGCCCAAGGAGCCTGTGACTTTGCAAGCACAACCATGCTTACCTCCACAGATCCAG GGGGAAATGGTTGCACATATCCTGCAACTCCCAG TGCTACAGGAACATCAAGCACTCCTACAAGCACAAGCACCACCACCCCAAACTCCACAACTCCTACCACCTTCACCCCAAACACAGGCACCACAGGGAGTACTGCAAGTGTGCTGGGAGGACTTGGACCCTCAGGCACTACCAGCAGCATAGATGGCAGCCATGGGGGCATGCTTCCAAAGGCAGGAGTGGCCTCTCTCCCTTCACTTCTCTTGCTGTCATCCTTGATTCTACTGAGGGTATGA